In Camelina sativa cultivar DH55 chromosome 16, Cs, whole genome shotgun sequence, a single window of DNA contains:
- the LOC104753492 gene encoding uncharacterized protein LOC104753492 encodes MAFYWLLCLFIYLFSHHISPTVQGEIEYVCVDIYKQPAFQHPSMKNHQIQMRPSVEFQAMLSMEPETSDMITSSKSEERCPKGQVPIHKPQSNYTNNFIHPETTITAANLHYAIIKTFDNSTERFGGAQAVFSIYKPRVLKNQFSKAWVWLNHREKDMISSIQFGWAVHTGLYRDDRPRLTTFSVGSKHQNGCYNALCPGGYVQVHKTIYPGMVYDKVSVVGKKQHDVHLLVGQDSKTKSWLLMTRKTLIGYWPSHMYSMEGASQIYFGGYTEGPTGAISPPMGAGTFPREVNRIDNLASFMKQLKSFQDKSLVDINCHSFEEYVDSPKCYDVWYREFELGSGEMLTFGGPGGVCGMV; translated from the exons ATGGCTTTCTACTGGTTATTATGTCTTTTCATTTATCTCTTTTCTCATCATATTTCTCCAACAGTTCAg GGAGAAATAGAATACGTATGTGTTGATATCTATAAGCAACCTGCATTTCAACATCCATCGATGAAGAATCACCAAATCCAG ATGAGACCAAGCGTCGAGTTTCAAGCCATGCTATCGATGGAGCCAGAAACATCAGATATGATTACTAGTAGTAAATCTGAAGAACGTTGTCCTAAAGGACAAGTACCAATTCACAAACCGCAAAGTAACTACACTAATAACTTTATCCATCCGGAGACAACAATTACAGCAGCTAATCTACAT TATGCAATTATCAAAACATTCGACAATTCCACAGAGAGATTCGGTGGAGCACAAGCGGTTTTCAGTATCTACAAACCAAGGGTATTAAAAAATCAGTTTAGCAAAGCTTGGGTTTGGCTAAATCACAGAGAAAAAGATATGATAAGCAGCATCCAATTCGGTTGGGCT GTGCATACAGGGTTGTACCGAGATGATCGTCCAAGGCTAACAACATTCTCGGTAGGTA GCAAACACCAAAATGGATGCTACAACGCGTTGTGTCCAGGAGGATATGTCCAAGTCCATAAAACAATCTACCCTGGTATGGTTTACGACAAAGTTAGTGTTGTAGGCAAAAAGCAGCACGATGTTCATCTTCTCGTAGGTCag GACTCCAAAACAAAGAGCTGGTTATTGATGACGAGAAAGACCTTGATAGGCTACTGGCCCTCTCATATGTATTCGATGGAAGGAGCATCACAAATTTATTTCGGCGGGTATACAGAAGGGCCAACTGGAGCTATCAGTCCTCCGATGGGGGCAGGGACTTTTCCGAGAGAAGTAAACCGTATAGACAACTTAGCAAGTTTCATGAAACAGCTTAAATCTTTCCAAGACAAAAGTCTGGTCGATATTAATTGCCATAGTTTTGAGGAATACGTAGATAGTCCAAAGTGTTATGATGTATGGTATCGTGAGTTTGAATTAGGCAGTGGAGAGATGCTCACGTTCGGTGGACCTGGTGGGGTTTGTGGTATGGTCTAA
- the LOC104750186 gene encoding squalene epoxidase 1, with translation MTESHLWNWISSPLSISALFISSVFVLYGFLLKPKRNSIRRHDRTVSTVTSDVGSVNITGDTVADVIVVGAGVAGSALAYTLGKDKRRVHVIERDLSEPDRIVGELLQPGGYLKLLELGIEDCVEGIDAQRVYGYGLFKDGKRIRLAYPLEKFHEDVSGRSFHNGRFIQRMREKAASLPNVQLEQGTVLSLLEENGTIKGVRYKNKAGEEQTAFAALTIVCDGCFSNLRRSLCNPQVEVPSCFVGLVLENCNLPYANHGHVVLADPSPILMYPISSTEVRCLVDVPGQKLPSIANGEMKKYLKTVVAPQMPHEVYDSFIAAVDKGNIKSMPNRSMPASPYPTPGALLMGDAFNMRHPLTGGGMTVALSDIVVLRNLLRPLRDLSDGASLCKYLESFYTLRKPVAATINTLANALYQVFCSSDNEAKNEMREACFDYLGLGGMCTSGPVALLSGLNPRPLTLVCHFFAVAVYGVIRLLIPFPSPKRIWLGAKLILGASGIIFPIIKAEGVRQMFFPATVPAYYRAPPVKGETKCS, from the exons ATGACGGAGTCACATTTATGGAATTGGATCTCGTCGCCTCTATCGATCTCCGCTCTTTTCATCTCCTCCGTCTTCGTTTTGTACGGATTTTTATTGAAGCCGAAGCGGAATAGTATCCGTCGTCACGATCGAACCGTCTCCACCGTCACCTCAGACGTCGGATCTGTTAATATCACCGGAGATACCGTTGCTGATGTTATTGTTGTTGGTGCTGGTGTTGCTGGTTCTGCTCTTGCTTATACTCTTGGAAAG GATAAGCGACGAGTTCACGTGATTGAAAGAGATTTATCTGAGCCTGATCGTATTGTTGGGGAGCTTTTACAACCTGGGGGTTACCTTAAGTTACTAGAGTTGGGAATTGAAG ATTGTGTGGAGGGAATAGATGCTCAGCGTGTGTATGGTTATGGACTTTTTAAGGATGGGAAACGCATTCGCTTAGCTTATCCTTTGGAGAAGTTTCACGAAGATGTATCAGGAAGGAGCTTTCACAATGGACGATTTATACAAAGAATGCGGGAGAAAGCTGCTTCACTTCCCAa TGTTCAGCTAGAGCAAGGAacagttctttctcttttagaaGAGAATGGGACTATCAAAGGTGTGAGATATAAGAATAAAGCAGGGGAGGAACAAACAGCATTTGCAGCTTTGACTATAGTTTGTGACGGTTGTTTCTCAAACCTGCGTCGCTCTTTGTGCAATCCTCAG GTCGAGGTGCCTTCTTGTTTTGTCGGTTTGGTCTTAGAGAATTGCAATCTTCCATATGCAAACCATGGACATGTTGTCTTAGCAGATCCATCACCTATTTTGATGTATCCAATTAGTAGCACAGAGGTCCGGTGTCTAGTCGATGTTCCCGGCCAAAAATTGCCGTCCATTGCAAATGgtgaaatgaaaaaatatttgaagacTGTTGTGGCTCCACAG ATGCCTCATGAGGTTTATGATTCGTTCATTGCTGCGGTTGATAAAGGAAACATTAAGTCCATGCCAAATAGAAGCATGCCAGCTTCTCCTTACCCTACGCCAGGGGCTTTGTTAATGGGAGATGCATTTAACATGCGTCATCCTTTAACAGGTGGAGGAATGACAGTTGCATTATCTGACATTGTTGTCCTGCGTAATCTTCTTAGACCACTACGTGATCTTAGTGACGGCGCTAGTCTATGCAAATATCTCGAATCATTTTACACTCTGCGAAAG CCAGTGGCAGCCACAATTAACACCCTAGCCAATGCTCTTTACCAAGTGTTCTGTTCATCAGACAATGAAGCAAAAAATGAGATGAGGGAAGCGTGCTTCGATTATCTGGGCCTCGGAGGGATGTGCACAAGTGGACCAGTAGCTCTGCTTTCGGGTTTGAACCCTCGACCGTTAACACTTGTGTGCCATTTCTTTGCGGTTGCGGTTTATGGAGTCATACGGTTGTTAATCCCATTCCCTTCCCCAAAACGAATTTGGCTTGGAGCCAAATTGATACTG GGAGCATCGGGGATAATATTTCCGATAATAAAAGCGGAAGGAGTTAGGCAGATGTTTTTCCCAGCAACTGTACCTGCATACTACAGAGCTCCTCCGGTTAAAGGAGAAACCAAATGTTCATAG
- the LOC104750187 gene encoding GDSL esterase/lipase At1g58430-like, producing the protein MSTAHTITITLFITTTLLVSSNAKPLFPAILIFGDSTVDTGNNNYPSQTIFRAKHVPYGIDFPSHSPNGRFSNGKIFSDIIATKLNIKQFVPPFLQPNLTDQEIVTGVCFASAGAGYDDQTSLITQAIRVSEQPNMFKSYIARLKSIVGDKKAMKIINNAFVVVSAGPNDFILNYYDVPSWRRVYPSISDYQDFVLHRLNNFVRELYSLGCRNFLVGGLPPMGCLPIQMTAQFRNVLRFCLEQENRDSVLYNQKLQKLLPKIEASLTGSKILYSNVYEPMMDMIQNPTKYGFTETTRGCCGTGFLETSFMCNAYSPMCQNRSEFLFFDSIHPSEAAYSYIGKVLDTKIRGWIKG; encoded by the exons atgtcgaCTGCTCATACCATAACCATCACTCTCTTCATCACAACAACACTACTAGTGTCCTCAAACGCCAAACCACTTTTTCCAGCGATTTTAATCTTTGGTGATTCAACGGTTGACACAGGCAACAACAATTACCCTTCACAAACAATCTTCAGAGCTAAACATGTTCCTTACGGCATTGATTTCCCAAGCCACTCACCAAACGGAAGATTCTCAAACGGAAAAATTTTCTCCGACATAATCGCAACCAAACTCAACATCAAACAGTTTGTGCCTCCCTTCTTACAACCAAATCTCACTGACCAAGAAATTGTGACCGGAGTCTGTTTTGCATCAGCAGGTGCCGGTTACGATGACCAAACCAGTCTCATCACACAAGCGATTCGAGTCTCGGAACAACCAAATATGTTCAAGAGTTACATTGCTCGTCTTAAGAGTATCGTAGGAGACAAGAAAGCTATGAAGATCATAAACAATGCTTTCGTGGTTGTGAGTGCAGGGCCTAATGATTTCATTTTGAATTATTACGATGTTCCCTCATGGCGTCGCGTGTATCCTAGCATTTCTGATTACCAAGACTTTGTGCTTCATAGGCTTAACAATTTCGTGCGG GAGCTTTATAGTCTAGGTTGCCGGAATTTTTTGGTTGGAGGTTTACCGCCAATGGGATGTTTACCGATTCAAATGACTGCACAATTCCGCAACGTCCTAAGGTTTTGCTTGGAACAAGAAAACAGAGACTCTGTTTTATACAATCAGAAACTTCAGAAGCTCTTACCTAAGATCGAAGCATCACTTACAGGAAGCAAGATTCTTTACTCTAATGTCTATGAACCTATGATGGACATGATCCAAAACCCTACCAAATACG GGTTTACAGAGACGACGAGAGGATGCTGTGGAACAGGGTTCTTAGAGACGAGCTTCATGTGTAATGCTTATTCTCCCATGTGTCAGAATCGCTCGGAGTTTCTGTTCTTTGACTCGATACATCCATCGGAAGCTGCCTATAGTTACATTGGCAAAGTTCTTGATACTAAGATTCGTGGGTGGATTAAGGGTTAA
- the LOC104750188 gene encoding uncharacterized protein LOC104750188, whose protein sequence is MGKRGKKHNRFLRIVTMPLKVLSKARDLYMRSITGCAARTHYSSAVDAASVPFPRSRSTSSAFSSSASSRRRSSDYTFDDDYSELNRAASARSLGHKNEIDMIIHQQLQQQQQQRQRQEIRVAAVAVSGKDGLPKSSSVGMTMARIDEEDEEEGSIKKGSDLLYPRSRSHAVTIRGSKF, encoded by the coding sequence atgggaaagagaggaaaaaaacataacagGTTCTTAAGAATCGTCACCATGCCTCTAAAAGTTCTAAGCAAAGCTCGTGATCTCTACATGAGAAGCATCACAGGCTGCGCAGCTCGAACTCACTACTCCTCCGCCGTAGACGCCGCCTCGGTTCCCTTTCCGAGAAGCCGGAGCACTTCCTCCGCCTTCTCCTCTTCCGCCTCTTCTCGGAGAAGATCTTCCGATTACACCTTCGACGATGATTATAGCGAGCTGAATAGAGCTGCTTCGGCTAGGAGTTTGGGTCATAAGAACGAGATTGACATGATCATTCACCAACAGCTtcagcagcaacagcagcagagGCAGAGGCAGGAGATTCGCGTTGCGGCGGTTGCTGTTTCGGGGAAAGACGGTTTGCCGAAGAGCTCGAGCGTAGGGATGACAATGGCTaggattgatgaagaagatgaagaagaaggatctaTAAAGAAGGGATCTGATTTGTTATATCCTCGTAGCAGATCACATGCTGTTACTATCAGAggatcaaaattttaa